From Paenibacillus physcomitrellae, the proteins below share one genomic window:
- the cobA gene encoding uroporphyrinogen-III C-methyltransferase: protein MSAGRVSIVGAGPGDPELITLKAVRRIGEGDVILYDRLVNRELLHYAKPEAIMIYCGKAPGKHTFSQEQIQSLMEQYALSGKHVVRLKGGDPLIFGRGGEEALAMAAAGIPYEIIPGITSALGAASSGEIPLTHRGLSASCAFVTGSRSVSGEHPVRWDLLAGAVDTLVIYMGIAELSEIRSQLLKNGKAPGTPAAIIERGTTDRQRIITGTLDRIDKLAAAMQAENPALIVIGEVVNVRSELLELEAGMMDQTSSA from the coding sequence ATGAGCGCCGGCCGGGTTTCCATTGTCGGAGCTGGCCCAGGAGATCCGGAATTGATTACGCTCAAAGCGGTTCGCCGGATCGGGGAAGGGGACGTTATTTTATATGACAGGCTGGTGAACCGGGAACTGCTGCATTATGCCAAACCCGAAGCGATTATGATTTATTGCGGCAAGGCGCCCGGCAAACATACTTTTTCTCAAGAGCAAATTCAATCGTTGATGGAGCAATACGCCTTGTCCGGAAAACACGTCGTCCGTTTAAAAGGCGGGGACCCGCTTATATTCGGACGAGGGGGAGAAGAAGCGCTGGCCATGGCGGCAGCCGGCATTCCTTACGAAATCATTCCCGGGATCACCTCGGCTTTGGGCGCTGCGTCTTCCGGTGAAATCCCTTTGACGCATCGCGGGTTATCCGCCTCCTGCGCCTTTGTCACTGGGAGCCGGTCCGTGAGCGGAGAACATCCGGTACGGTGGGATCTGCTGGCCGGAGCCGTGGATACGCTGGTCATCTATATGGGGATAGCGGAGCTTTCGGAAATCCGCAGCCAGCTGCTGAAGAACGGGAAGGCGCCCGGCACGCCCGCTGCGATCATCGAGCGGGGGACGACGGACCGGCAGCGGATAATAACGGGCACGCTTGACCGCATAGACAAACTGGCGGCCGCTATGCAAGCCGAAAACCCGGCGCTGATCGTTATCGGCGAAGTGGTGAATGTCCGCTCCGAGCTGCTTGAGCTGGAAGCCGGTATGATGGATCAAACCAGTTCAGCGTAG
- a CDS encoding phosphotransferase, whose translation MIGLSVPLFASLLDLYRLPSSVQHYFILHEDQRKADGQPRIRIIVAVQIDTGQTYVIKIIKEAEHPAELMNRQSEFSETLRANGIPVPKRHPLPDHRYCKVLALNGIECAVTIEDQEGQRELPCINPRYVRELAVLMANMHKISARHNCRLNHGTIWDLFDPRSDISRGGNQFLGLPDKDGFNKIDVLLYERIKQLYITKRNELKRVWPQLPSFAVQGDFSTNNVMLNKDGSIRAVIDFNIAGDEKLVNDLVTEGIFICFIMDLEPGLPEECRHDLLRLFVRTYREQRPLANEEESVLNLLYQLVFPFLWTNIELLEELLQADPQTANRHLHNMLRELEEPFFKE comes from the coding sequence ATGATCGGGTTATCTGTCCCGCTATTTGCAAGCTTGCTTGATTTGTACCGGCTTCCGTCCTCTGTTCAGCATTATTTTATCCTCCATGAGGACCAAAGAAAGGCAGACGGCCAACCTCGAATCCGAATTATCGTAGCCGTCCAAATCGATACCGGACAAACCTATGTCATTAAAATCATTAAAGAAGCCGAGCACCCGGCTGAACTAATGAACCGGCAAAGCGAATTCAGCGAAACATTAAGGGCAAACGGAATTCCCGTCCCTAAAAGGCATCCTCTGCCGGATCACCGGTATTGCAAGGTTCTTGCCTTAAACGGCATTGAATGTGCGGTCACGATTGAAGATCAGGAGGGTCAGCGGGAACTGCCCTGCATAAATCCCCGATATGTCCGGGAGCTTGCTGTTCTAATGGCCAATATGCATAAGATTTCCGCCCGGCATAACTGCCGCCTGAACCACGGAACCATTTGGGATTTGTTTGATCCCCGCTCGGATATCAGCCGCGGAGGGAACCAATTCCTGGGGCTGCCGGATAAGGACGGGTTTAATAAAATCGATGTTCTTCTTTATGAGAGAATCAAGCAGTTGTATATCACCAAACGAAACGAATTAAAGCGTGTCTGGCCGCAGCTTCCATCCTTTGCGGTGCAGGGCGACTTTTCTACCAACAATGTGATGTTGAATAAGGACGGCTCGATTCGGGCCGTTATTGATTTTAATATTGCCGGAGATGAGAAGCTGGTGAACGATCTCGTCACGGAAGGCATTTTTATCTGTTTTATTATGGACCTGGAGCCGGGACTACCGGAGGAATGCCGCCACGACCTGCTCCGTTTGTTCGTCCGGACTTACCGAGAACAAAGGCCTTTAGCAAATGAGGAGGAGAGCGTTCTGAATCTGCTGTATCAGCTCGTTTTTCCGTTCTTGTGGACGAATATAGAGCTGCTTGAGGAGCTGCTGCAAGCCGATCCCCAAACCGCCAACCGGCATTTGCACAACATGCTGCGGGAGCTCGAAGAGCCGTTTTTTAAAGAATAG
- a CDS encoding alpha-mannosidase, with protein sequence MLFTLEKLERRINELAGLRYREPLKLETLRIVPGDLSYDDAVKQAGDYPVVRIGDRWGGRDVYAWFVAELNFPESWKGQDIVGLIKLGETGGGNCSGYESQVFWNGEALQALDRNHGELFVPAASVESGQALLAIRAWSGLTAPNGDHVPFDHRVDRLEFAVLDGAVDDLYYTALHMLQTVKVLDDRVLEKQAMIAALDKAFACIDWSVKGSDIFYRSAAEARQLLHEELAVIPRGPRPQITAVGHCHIDVAWLWRLKHTREKSGRSFSTVLQLMDRFPEHVFIQSQPQLYAYLKEDFPELYAKIKQRVQEGKWEATGGMWLESDCNIPSGESLVRQLLVGKRFFREEFGVDNKVLWLPDVFGYSWALPQILKKSGIDYFMTTKISWSQFNRFPYDTFTWRGIDGTELLTHYITTPDSDGSWYYTYNGNVTGSSVQGLWDNYRQKDINDKLLLAYGWGDGGGGPTRDMIEAVRRYEDMPAAPQVKPGGAETFFKELEESVRDEQRLHLWDGELYLEYHRGTYTSQAYNKKMNRRMEQLLHQAEFLNTLAYVLNPAHRYPAAELGGVWQTVLRNQFHDIIPGSSIREVYEDSRVEYEEAQQSVLKLMTEGIEGLHPSESETAGTGSGSNSGSASAAGQRMVRVFNGLGWQRSFTADVVLEDGEDTGNAEDWSWYSADGELLESQVQAQAEAGSGKTVSVSVRNVPAYGYTTLYGRKETPAAAAEPAVNTDWAITEGAVETPFYSIRLNEAGQLVSLLDKRALREVLKPGEPANVLQVFEDKPMNFDAWDIDIFYQEKMKVIDDLQEIKVLEEGPLRGVLLLKYRYLNSEITQKMTVYRDNPRIDFVTEADWHEHQQLLKAAFPVDIRSTKATYEIQFGNVERPTHWNTSWDYARFESVAQRWVDLSEGGYGVSLLNDCKYGHDIRGHVIRLSLIKSATWPDGSADQGHHAFTYSLLPHSGGWLEGGTQQAACELNQPLAAVGLEAGQTAGPAELGMLDINLPNVLIDTVKKAEDSSALIVRLYEFGGSRGTARLTLASKLGGILRAEETDLLEENPEALKVTGQSVELFFKPYEIKTLRITL encoded by the coding sequence ATGCTTTTTACTTTGGAGAAATTGGAACGCCGTATCAACGAACTGGCCGGGCTCCGCTACCGGGAGCCTTTGAAGCTGGAAACGCTGCGGATCGTTCCGGGGGACTTATCTTATGATGACGCAGTTAAGCAAGCGGGCGATTATCCGGTCGTACGGATCGGGGACCGCTGGGGCGGGAGAGATGTTTATGCCTGGTTTGTGGCGGAACTAAACTTTCCAGAGAGCTGGAAAGGGCAGGACATCGTAGGACTAATCAAGCTCGGTGAAACCGGCGGAGGCAACTGCAGCGGGTATGAAAGCCAGGTTTTCTGGAACGGGGAAGCGCTGCAGGCGCTTGACCGGAACCATGGAGAGCTGTTTGTTCCGGCCGCTTCGGTGGAGTCAGGACAGGCGCTGCTGGCCATCCGGGCCTGGAGCGGGCTGACCGCCCCGAACGGCGACCATGTGCCTTTTGATCACCGTGTCGACCGGCTGGAATTCGCTGTGCTGGACGGAGCGGTGGACGACCTGTATTACACAGCGCTGCATATGCTGCAGACAGTGAAGGTGCTGGACGACCGGGTGCTGGAGAAGCAGGCGATGATCGCCGCGCTGGACAAGGCTTTTGCCTGCATCGACTGGAGCGTGAAGGGTTCGGACATTTTCTACCGCTCCGCGGCGGAGGCCAGACAGCTGCTGCATGAAGAGTTGGCGGTCATTCCGCGTGGACCGCGCCCGCAGATTACGGCGGTGGGCCACTGCCATATCGACGTGGCCTGGCTGTGGCGCCTGAAACATACGCGGGAGAAATCGGGCCGTTCCTTTTCCACGGTGCTGCAGCTGATGGACCGCTTCCCGGAACATGTATTCATTCAGTCCCAGCCGCAGCTTTACGCTTATTTAAAGGAAGATTTTCCGGAGCTGTATGCCAAGATCAAACAACGCGTGCAGGAAGGCAAATGGGAAGCGACCGGCGGCATGTGGCTGGAATCGGACTGCAACATTCCGTCCGGCGAGTCCCTGGTGCGCCAGCTGCTGGTCGGCAAACGGTTTTTCCGGGAGGAGTTTGGCGTAGATAACAAGGTGCTTTGGCTGCCGGACGTGTTCGGCTACAGCTGGGCCCTGCCGCAGATTCTGAAGAAAAGCGGCATCGATTATTTTATGACGACCAAAATCAGCTGGAGCCAATTCAACCGCTTCCCTTACGACACCTTTACCTGGCGCGGCATTGACGGCACGGAGCTGCTGACGCATTACATCACGACGCCGGACAGCGACGGAAGCTGGTATTACACCTATAACGGCAACGTGACCGGTTCCTCGGTTCAGGGGCTGTGGGACAATTACCGGCAGAAGGATATCAACGACAAGCTGCTGCTTGCTTATGGCTGGGGGGACGGTGGCGGCGGGCCAACCCGCGACATGATCGAAGCGGTGCGGCGGTATGAAGATATGCCAGCTGCTCCCCAGGTGAAACCGGGCGGGGCGGAAACCTTTTTCAAGGAGCTTGAAGAAAGTGTCCGGGACGAGCAGCGGCTGCATTTATGGGACGGCGAGCTTTACCTGGAATACCACCGGGGAACATACACGTCGCAGGCCTATAACAAAAAAATGAACCGCCGCATGGAGCAGCTTCTCCATCAGGCTGAATTTTTAAATACTTTGGCTTACGTGTTGAATCCGGCCCACCGGTATCCGGCCGCCGAGCTGGGCGGCGTTTGGCAGACGGTGCTGCGCAACCAGTTCCATGACATCATCCCGGGTTCCTCGATCCGCGAGGTGTATGAGGACAGCCGGGTGGAATATGAGGAAGCGCAGCAGTCCGTTCTGAAGCTGATGACCGAAGGCATCGAAGGGCTTCATCCGTCGGAATCCGAAACCGCAGGGACGGGTTCAGGTTCTAATTCAGGTTCTGCTTCGGCAGCCGGACAGCGGATGGTCCGCGTCTTTAACGGATTGGGCTGGCAGCGTTCATTTACGGCTGACGTAGTTCTTGAGGACGGCGAGGATACCGGAAACGCGGAGGATTGGAGCTGGTATTCGGCAGACGGCGAACTTTTGGAGAGCCAGGTTCAGGCTCAGGCTGAGGCCGGTTCCGGCAAGACCGTTTCGGTCAGCGTCAGAAACGTTCCGGCTTACGGGTATACGACCCTGTACGGGCGGAAGGAAACGCCAGCTGCGGCTGCAGAGCCTGCGGTGAACACGGATTGGGCAATTACAGAGGGAGCGGTTGAAACGCCGTTTTACAGCATCCGTCTGAACGAGGCCGGCCAGCTGGTTTCGCTGCTGGATAAGCGGGCCTTACGTGAGGTGCTCAAACCGGGCGAACCGGCCAACGTGCTGCAGGTGTTTGAAGATAAGCCGATGAACTTTGACGCTTGGGATATCGATATTTTTTACCAGGAGAAAATGAAGGTCATAGACGATCTGCAAGAGATCAAGGTGCTGGAGGAAGGCCCGCTGCGGGGAGTGCTGCTTCTGAAATACCGGTACCTGAATTCCGAGATTACGCAAAAAATGACCGTCTACCGGGACAACCCGCGCATCGACTTTGTGACGGAAGCAGACTGGCATGAGCATCAGCAGCTGCTTAAAGCGGCGTTTCCGGTGGACATTCGCTCTACCAAAGCGACCTATGAAATCCAATTCGGCAACGTAGAGCGGCCGACCCATTGGAACACGAGCTGGGATTATGCCCGGTTTGAGTCGGTGGCGCAGCGCTGGGTGGATTTGTCCGAAGGCGGTTATGGCGTCAGCCTGCTGAACGACTGCAAATACGGCCATGATATCCGCGGCCATGTCATCCGGCTCAGCCTGATCAAATCGGCGACATGGCCGGACGGCTCAGCCGATCAGGGGCATCATGCCTTTACGTATTCGCTGCTTCCGCACAGCGGCGGCTGGCTGGAAGGCGGTACGCAGCAGGCGGCCTGCGAATTAAACCAGCCGCTTGCGGCCGTGGGTCTGGAAGCGGGCCAAACGGCAGGTCCGGCCGAGCTTGGCATGCTGGACATCAATCTGCCGAATGTGCTGATCGATACGGTCAAGAAAGCTGAAGACAGCTCGGCGCTGATCGTCCGCCTGTACGAATTCGGCGGCAGCCGCGGAACGGCGCGCCTTACGCTGGCTTCCAAGCTTGGCGGCATCCTGCGGGCCGAGGAAACCGATCTGCTGGAGGAGAATCCGGAGGCGCTGAAGGTAACGGGGCAATCGGTGGAGTTGTTTTTCAAACCTTACGAAATCAAAACGCTGCGTATTACGCTGTAG
- a CDS encoding helix-turn-helix transcriptional regulator: protein MNERRLAIMRLLDSRTKITARELAERFGVSVRTIQRDLDHLQRAGFPLYTETGPHGGYRVLPNRILPPLQLNLTEALGLFLMLRLLEQIKDFPYSAVREHLALQYFAELPRDVQERIDRLQDHLSFPALRDTPPSPFTTEILSAALERRKLRFLYASPAGRHEAKQAYPLGIYYDNQRWYMPALANERVLLYRVDRVLELEALEPFPVPDGNSAAAAKLPTLKEWISAADERPGVKVVLRFTEFGARLAADEPLFQPLHDGEWIGSVPPSEFRYLSRRLLGYGPDVQVLEPQELRERMRNLLEENLASYLE from the coding sequence ATGAATGAACGCCGTCTTGCGATCATGAGGCTGCTCGATTCCCGCACCAAAATCACCGCCCGCGAGCTGGCCGAACGTTTCGGGGTTTCGGTACGTACGATTCAGCGGGATCTCGATCATCTGCAGCGGGCCGGTTTCCCTCTATATACCGAAACCGGCCCGCATGGAGGTTACCGGGTGCTGCCCAACCGGATTTTGCCTCCCCTCCAGCTGAACCTGACGGAAGCTTTGGGATTATTTCTGATGCTCCGGCTGCTGGAGCAGATCAAGGATTTCCCTTATTCCGCCGTGCGGGAGCATCTCGCTTTGCAGTATTTCGCGGAACTGCCCCGGGATGTGCAGGAGCGGATCGACCGGCTGCAGGACCATCTGAGTTTTCCCGCTTTACGGGACACGCCGCCTTCCCCTTTTACGACCGAAATCCTGAGCGCCGCGCTGGAACGGAGGAAGCTGCGTTTCCTCTATGCTTCGCCTGCCGGCCGCCACGAGGCCAAACAAGCTTATCCGCTGGGCATTTATTACGACAACCAGCGGTGGTATATGCCCGCTTTGGCGAATGAACGGGTGCTGTTATACCGGGTAGACCGGGTGCTGGAGCTGGAGGCGCTGGAGCCTTTCCCTGTCCCGGATGGCAATTCCGCTGCTGCAGCGAAGCTCCCCACGCTGAAGGAATGGATCAGCGCTGCAGACGAAAGGCCCGGCGTAAAGGTCGTCCTGCGGTTTACGGAATTTGGAGCCAGGCTGGCTGCGGATGAACCGCTTTTTCAGCCGCTTCATGACGGCGAGTGGATCGGGTCCGTGCCTCCCTCGGAATTCCGTTATCTGTCTCGCAGGCTGCTGGGATACGGGCCCGATGTGCAGGTGCTTGAGCCTCAGGAACTGCGCGAGCGGATGCGGAATCTGCTGGAGGAGAACCTTGCCTCCTATCTGGAATAG
- a CDS encoding dihydrofolate reductase family protein, with the protein MNQQEVVLYVAISLDGYLAREDGSVDWLDQVEGDGGDNGYSEFYRTIGSLVMGRSTYEVVLQLSEEFLYAGKPVYVFTSGAEGITPNEHVVFTDESLEVVTERLKAVSEGDIWLVGGGKLVKGYLEADLIDRVELAVIPEVLGAGIPLFPKGVPGTKFRLTGIRQLGQIAMLSYRTIRENGEDTANR; encoded by the coding sequence ATGAATCAACAGGAAGTGGTTTTGTACGTGGCGATCAGCCTGGACGGTTATCTTGCCCGGGAGGACGGCTCCGTGGACTGGCTTGATCAAGTAGAGGGGGACGGAGGAGATAACGGGTACAGCGAGTTCTACCGGACGATCGGATCCCTTGTGATGGGACGGTCTACTTATGAAGTGGTTCTGCAACTGAGCGAGGAGTTCCTTTACGCCGGGAAGCCGGTCTATGTTTTTACTTCCGGGGCCGAAGGGATTACGCCGAACGAGCATGTAGTATTTACCGATGAATCGCTGGAGGTCGTGACGGAACGATTAAAAGCCGTTTCCGAAGGTGACATTTGGCTTGTCGGGGGCGGCAAGCTGGTGAAAGGATATCTGGAAGCCGATCTGATCGACCGCGTGGAGCTTGCCGTAATTCCGGAGGTTCTTGGCGCGGGAATTCCGTTATTCCCGAAAGGAGTGCCGGGTACTAAATTCCGTTTGACGGGGATTCGGCAGCTCGGACAAATCGCGATGTTGTCTTACCGGACCATCCGGGAGAACGGAGAGGATACGGCAAACCGTTGA
- a CDS encoding SDR family NAD(P)-dependent oxidoreductase yields MDLQLTGKTALVSGSTSGIGKAIATVLASEGAKVLINGRSEDKVNEVIQEIQKQVPGAVLEPAAADLGTEEGCSRMLSAYPEVDILVNNLGIFEPKEYFDIPDEDWLRFFEVNIMSGVRLTRRYLKSMIDSGDGRVIFIASEAAVMPSLEMAHYSATKTMQLSLSRSLAELTKGTRVTVNTIMPGSTLTEGVETMLNTLYPHENLSVEEAEKKFMKENRPTSIIQRLIRPEEIANLVAFVSSPLSSAMNGAALRIDGGLVRSVF; encoded by the coding sequence ATGGACTTGCAGTTAACAGGAAAAACAGCGCTGGTTAGCGGTTCCACTTCAGGCATCGGCAAAGCGATTGCGACCGTTCTTGCATCTGAAGGTGCAAAAGTGCTCATTAACGGGCGTTCAGAGGATAAAGTGAACGAAGTGATTCAGGAGATTCAGAAGCAGGTTCCCGGGGCGGTTCTGGAGCCGGCAGCCGCCGATTTAGGAACGGAGGAAGGTTGCAGTCGAATGCTGTCGGCTTACCCTGAGGTGGACATTCTCGTAAACAACTTGGGGATCTTTGAGCCAAAGGAGTATTTCGATATTCCGGACGAAGACTGGCTCCGCTTCTTTGAGGTCAATATTATGAGCGGAGTACGTTTAACACGCCGTTATTTAAAAAGCATGATCGATTCCGGCGATGGCCGGGTCATCTTTATTGCCAGCGAAGCGGCGGTGATGCCGTCGCTCGAAATGGCGCATTACAGCGCGACCAAAACGATGCAGCTTTCATTGTCCCGCAGTCTGGCCGAGCTAACCAAAGGTACCCGGGTAACAGTCAATACCATCATGCCCGGCTCCACGCTGACCGAAGGCGTCGAAACGATGTTAAACACGCTGTATCCGCATGAGAATCTCAGTGTGGAGGAAGCGGAGAAGAAGTTCATGAAGGAGAACCGCCCGACTTCCATTATTCAGCGGCTGATCCGCCCGGAGGAAATTGCGAACCTAGTTGCTTTCGTCAGCAGCCCGCTGTCTTCCGCCATGAACGGGGCCGCGCTGCGCATAGACGGCGGGCTCGTTCGAAGTGTTTTTTAA
- a CDS encoding cupredoxin domain-containing protein, with translation MKKLAAVWPFLTVVLTAFLFGGFALFYIRDHMPEQPPDMAVFAQSTPQSAQSQIVTVDVRKNGFFPNHIEVQAGTPVLLNFKKEKGISCIRDVASLDLDMNVYLKKGDNYYTLDNLQPGNYEFHCGMYMYSGTVTVK, from the coding sequence GTGAAGAAATTAGCCGCTGTGTGGCCATTTCTGACCGTTGTATTGACTGCTTTTCTGTTTGGAGGGTTTGCTTTGTTCTATATTCGGGATCATATGCCGGAGCAGCCGCCGGATATGGCCGTTTTTGCCCAGTCTACTCCGCAGAGTGCCCAGTCTCAAATCGTTACCGTCGATGTGCGCAAGAACGGATTTTTCCCCAATCACATCGAAGTCCAGGCCGGCACCCCGGTGCTGCTCAATTTCAAGAAAGAGAAGGGAATCTCCTGCATCCGTGACGTTGCTTCCCTCGATCTGGACATGAATGTCTACCTGAAGAAAGGGGACAACTACTACACGCTGGACAATCTTCAGCCGGGTAACTATGAATTTCACTGCGGCATGTATATGTATTCCGGCACGGTTACGGTGAAGTAA
- a CDS encoding methyl-accepting chemotaxis protein, which translates to MKVIGIGKGKSKGAAGTGNKNYFNKNLWFSMLNILIIGILLIGVSEYLQKDILLKTLKSQTETVTTKWAKDFDHKDVEAALADTSWDTQAQKDLTTQFNRISEYNPNVAQGYLFGTELKDGNQTSLIAFPDNVLDAFKQEGMKVGDFYEQPGPVADGIRKMLKTKEKTFTDVYSDGFGTWMTILYPIADDSGKIDAYFGVDVDASMIPDGRKTFLEETVILLLIALIICGSLQYYVARKTLLPLNELVGGIQKVSRGKLNFSLNEKGAFGELNKQFNSMVNHVRSVIQGIQETAVSSSEVSKQLFTITEQNKQGVDVITAEVAVMNESAGTQVVSTANAGASMQQISASLQTIASNASHVSSASQEMQSKSEEGNMAMQSIATQISQISETSSITFDTMKILESKSEEIGLILNLIKNITEQTNLLALNASIEAARAGENGRGFSVVAGEVRKLAEQSKEATDRVGALVEEIQQETGKAVTFVSRSTEEIKTGLALAAETELKFEEIMHATQQVADQVIDISSSTEQISAGTQEVTAMVAELSEISTRTSSNAQSIMNTVSDQEKSFEELHDYATKLSEVAEQLNQMVGKFETK; encoded by the coding sequence ATGAAAGTTATAGGAATAGGTAAAGGTAAAAGTAAAGGTGCTGCAGGTACAGGTAATAAAAACTATTTCAACAAGAATTTATGGTTCTCCATGCTTAATATTCTGATCATCGGCATTTTATTGATCGGCGTGAGCGAATATCTGCAAAAGGATATTTTGCTGAAAACGCTCAAAAGCCAAACGGAAACCGTAACGACGAAATGGGCCAAGGATTTTGATCATAAAGATGTTGAGGCCGCCTTGGCGGATACAAGCTGGGATACTCAAGCCCAGAAGGATTTGACTACTCAATTTAACCGGATTTCCGAATACAATCCGAACGTAGCACAGGGTTATTTGTTCGGCACCGAACTGAAAGACGGGAACCAAACGAGCTTGATTGCTTTTCCGGATAACGTGCTTGATGCGTTTAAGCAAGAAGGGATGAAGGTTGGCGATTTCTATGAACAGCCAGGTCCGGTTGCTGATGGAATTAGAAAAATGCTGAAAACGAAAGAAAAAACGTTTACTGACGTATATAGCGACGGTTTTGGAACCTGGATGACGATTCTGTATCCGATAGCGGATGACTCCGGGAAGATTGACGCTTATTTTGGCGTAGACGTGGATGCGAGCATGATTCCTGACGGCCGCAAGACGTTTTTGGAAGAAACGGTGATTCTCCTTCTGATCGCTTTGATCATTTGCGGCAGCTTGCAGTATTACGTAGCCAGAAAAACGCTCCTGCCGCTTAATGAACTGGTTGGCGGTATTCAAAAGGTTTCAAGGGGCAAGCTGAATTTCTCGCTTAATGAAAAAGGCGCGTTCGGGGAACTGAACAAACAATTTAACAGCATGGTGAACCATGTCAGATCCGTTATTCAAGGCATTCAGGAGACAGCTGTGAGCTCCTCCGAGGTGTCCAAACAACTCTTTACGATTACGGAACAAAATAAACAAGGCGTCGATGTGATTACCGCCGAGGTGGCTGTCATGAATGAAAGCGCGGGTACCCAGGTGGTATCAACGGCAAATGCCGGGGCTTCCATGCAGCAGATTTCGGCTTCCCTGCAAACGATCGCCAGCAATGCAAGTCATGTCTCAAGCGCTTCCCAGGAAATGCAGAGCAAATCCGAAGAGGGGAATATGGCGATGCAGAGCATTGCCACTCAAATCAGCCAGATCAGCGAGACCTCTTCCATAACCTTTGATACGATGAAAATCCTTGAATCGAAATCCGAAGAAATCGGTTTGATTCTGAATCTTATCAAGAATATTACCGAGCAGACCAATTTGCTTGCGCTGAATGCAAGCATCGAAGCGGCACGTGCAGGTGAGAACGGACGCGGCTTCTCGGTCGTTGCCGGTGAAGTCCGCAAGCTGGCTGAGCAGTCCAAAGAGGCAACCGACCGCGTTGGCGCTCTGGTTGAAGAAATCCAGCAGGAGACCGGCAAGGCGGTAACTTTTGTCTCCCGCAGCACAGAGGAAATTAAAACAGGTCTGGCGCTGGCAGCTGAAACCGAGCTCAAGTTCGAAGAAATCATGCACGCAACCCAGCAGGTTGCCGATCAAGTCATCGATATTTCCAGCTCTACCGAACAGATTTCGGCTGGCACGCAAGAGGTTACGGCTATGGTGGCCGAGCTCTCTGAGATTTCCACGCGTACTTCAAGCAATGCCCAAAGCATTATGAATACCGTGTCCGATCAAGAGAAGTCTTTTGAGGAACTCCACGACTATGCTACCAAGCTTTCAGAAGTAGCTGAGCAGTTGAACCAAATGGTAGGCAAATTCGAAACGAAATAA